In Leptospira fletcheri, the genomic window CAAATGCATCGGGAGTAAAATATTATTCCTTCGGTTCCACGATTACCATTCCGGATCTGATCCAGCACCCGGCAATGGGATTGATCTATCCGATCTGCGCAATCGGGGCTCCTTTTTACGGACAGAGCGTGAGCAACGACGGAGTGGTGCCGGCTTCTTCTCAACAATGGGGAAGCTGGAAAGGGGGACCTTCTTATCCGATTACCACTACCGGAATCGATCACTTGGAGGCTACGAACGCTTTGTACTTGGGTCAAGCATGGTACGATACGAACGGCTATTTCCTGAAAATGGCATCCAACGCAAAAAGTAACCAATAAACCGAACTGGTTTCCGATCTTAGTGGGGCGCTTTCCGCAAGGGGGCGCCTTTTTTATTTCTTTTTTCCCAAAAAAACGGTCTTTAGATAGTAAAATGCTTGATAGTAAGTATACATATTATATACATATATATTATAAGTTTGCTTATTAACGGAGGGAATATGTGGGAATTCAAGTATGATACGAAAGTGGACGGGGTATCTGCGGAGGAGCTTTGGAAGGCCAGGGCGGACGTGGCAAATTGGCCCAAGTGGGATGAGGGCCTACTTTGGACTAAGATCGAAGGCCCTGTGGTCGTTGGAACGGTATTCGATCTGAAGCCAAAGGATGGACCCAAAGTAAAAGTGAGGATTACGGAAGCGGAATCTCCTTTTATCCTCGGAGACGAAACCAGTTTGCCGGGGGCCAAAATGAAGTTTCTACATTTCTTCCGGGATGTAAAAGGCGGAACAGAAGTAAAAGTGGAATTGAGCATTCGGGGACCGTTAGGTTTTCTGTGGAAGAAGATCATCGGAGAGGAGCAGGCGAGGAATATGGAGACGGAGATCCGTACGTTTGCCGATTTCGTAAAGAAGGCCAAGAAATGAATCGCTATTGGATCGTAGTGGCCTCTCGGGATCACGCGCAAAACGGGAAGGAAAACGGAATCATTCAGGCTTGCCACGGGAAAAAGGGGCCTCTTGCGCGCATGAGGCAGGGAGATTGGGTTCTGGTATATTCCTCCAAAGAAAAATTTGGGGAAAAGGAATTTTGTCGGAAATTTACCGCGATCGGAAGGATCAAGGACGACGAGGTGTTTTCGTTTCCTATGAGTGCGGACTTCATTCCGTTTCGGAGAAAGGTTTCTTTTCTTCCTTCGCAGGATGCGGAGATACTTCCTCTTGTCCAGGATTTGGATTTTATTCGAAATAAAAAATCCTGGGGTTTTCCTTTCCGTTTCGGAATCTTGGAAATCGGATCGACGGATTTCGAAAGGATTGCCGAGCGGATGGGTGCAGATGTCAAAGGATGAAGTTTTTGGATTCGATAAAGCCGAGGATAGCCCCGGCTTTTTGCTTTGGCAGGTTTCCAATCTTTGGCAGAGGGAGATCCGAAAAATACTGGAGCCTTTGGATCTCACTCATGCACAGTTCGTGGTTTTGGCGGTCACATATTGGTTGGAATGTTCGGGGGTGGAAACCACTCAAATCAGAATTTCCGACCAGGCAAAGACGGACCCGATGAGCACTTCCACTGCGCTCCGGACTCTAGAAGGAAAGAAAATGGTCAGTCGGTTCGCCCATGATTCGGATACCAGAGCTAAGCTGGTACGAGTCACTTCGGAAGGGAAAAATTTATTGAAGGTTGCCGTACAGAAAGTCGAGGCATTTGACGAACGTTTTTTTGCACCTTTAGGAAATCGTCGCAAAGATTTCCTAAAGGGATTGCAAGGCCTTTGCGACGTCTGAACGTTTATTTGTTCTTGATCTTTTCCAATTCACGGATCAGTTCTTCTTTAGAGACGTTCGGATCCTGCTTTAATCTGCGGATCAATTCTTCCGCTCCTTGTTTTTGTGAGGCAGCCTTTTGATCCACGGATCCGACCAAAAGGATCGGATCTAAAGGAGAGGGGGAGACACCGGTTTTCGGTTGGATTTCCACCACTGCTAAATGTTCGAAAACTTCCGCTACGGTTCCCGGAATGTTTCCGACGATTACCGGCATATCTACGGAAAGGTCGTCCGTCGTGGAGAAAAATCCGAGCACGTATTTTCGCCCTTCTTTTCCGGGATACATTTCCGGGGAAAGTTCGTAAAATAGGACTCCGGCGGTCTCGTTGTCGAAATTCTTTCTGCTTCTTCCCAGATTGACGTTGATTCTTCCGATTAAAGGAGAACCTATCCTCCTGTACGATTCCCCGTCGGAAAACCGAATGACGTTCATGTTTGCGGAAATCTCGGCGCTCCTTCCCGAAGCATCCGTCAGGATATGTCCGACTTCCTTGACTTTGACAAAAGGGCCGAAGGATTTGACGTCCCAATGTTTCGGGTCGCTGGTGTTTTTTCCCGAATAAAGTCTATTCAATTCTTTGAATATAGATTCGAAGAATAATAATTCATGACCGCTCGTGACCAGTTTGCCGGATCTCAGCTTGATTTCTTCCCTATTTTCGCTCAGTCTAAATTGCAGTCGAACGAGGGTTTTATTTACGAACTCCAATTCCTCTCTTGCGTTTTTCCGAATCCAAAGCGTCTGGATTTTGAGGCGGTTTTCTTTACTCCAATTAAGCGATTGATCGCTCACATAAAAACCCGCGATTTCCGGAATGGCAGGAGTCGGCTTTCCGCGTAAACGATCTCCGCAGCCGTTCGAGAAAAGTAAGATACATAGGAGCGGAGCAGAACAAGAAATTCGGGAAATCCTTTTTTTCATGTGAAAGAGAATCGGAG contains:
- a CDS encoding MarR family winged helix-turn-helix transcriptional regulator, whose translation is MSKDEVFGFDKAEDSPGFLLWQVSNLWQREIRKILEPLDLTHAQFVVLAVTYWLECSGVETTQIRISDQAKTDPMSTSTALRTLEGKKMVSRFAHDSDTRAKLVRVTSEGKNLLKVAVQKVEAFDERFFAPLGNRRKDFLKGLQGLCDV
- a CDS encoding LIC12353 family lipoprotein, with amino-acid sequence MKKRISRISCSAPLLCILLFSNGCGDRLRGKPTPAIPEIAGFYVSDQSLNWSKENRLKIQTLWIRKNAREELEFVNKTLVRLQFRLSENREEIKLRSGKLVTSGHELLFFESIFKELNRLYSGKNTSDPKHWDVKSFGPFVKVKEVGHILTDASGRSAEISANMNVIRFSDGESYRRIGSPLIGRINVNLGRSRKNFDNETAGVLFYELSPEMYPGKEGRKYVLGFFSTTDDLSVDMPVIVGNIPGTVAEVFEHLAVVEIQPKTGVSPSPLDPILLVGSVDQKAASQKQGAEELIRRLKQDPNVSKEELIRELEKIKNK
- a CDS encoding SRPBCC family protein, yielding MWEFKYDTKVDGVSAEELWKARADVANWPKWDEGLLWTKIEGPVVVGTVFDLKPKDGPKVKVRITEAESPFILGDETSLPGAKMKFLHFFRDVKGGTEVKVELSIRGPLGFLWKKIIGEEQARNMETEIRTFADFVKKAKK
- a CDS encoding EVE domain-containing protein produces the protein MNRYWIVVASRDHAQNGKENGIIQACHGKKGPLARMRQGDWVLVYSSKEKFGEKEFCRKFTAIGRIKDDEVFSFPMSADFIPFRRKVSFLPSQDAEILPLVQDLDFIRNKKSWGFPFRFGILEIGSTDFERIAERMGADVKG